In a single window of the Amycolatopsis sp. cg5 genome:
- a CDS encoding DsbA family protein: MPENALRVDIWSDVICPWCFIGKRRLETALGRFEHDVELHWHSFQLDPAHEKGHRVPVREMLAAKFGAPPAQVDGMQRQVTDLAAAEGLTYHLDRAIAVNTLDAHRLGHLAAEHGLGDRMHERLLKAHLSDGEVIDDPDTLVRLGAEVGVPAAEAADVLRGTKYAAEVQADIDQAKRLGITGVPFFVLNGTHGVSGAQSAETFLAALEQAR, from the coding sequence ATGCCTGAGAACGCTCTGCGCGTCGACATCTGGTCCGACGTCATCTGCCCCTGGTGCTTCATCGGCAAGCGCCGCCTGGAGACCGCGCTCGGCCGTTTCGAGCACGACGTCGAGCTCCACTGGCACAGCTTCCAGCTTGACCCGGCGCACGAAAAGGGCCACCGGGTCCCGGTGCGGGAGATGCTCGCGGCCAAGTTCGGCGCGCCGCCCGCGCAGGTCGACGGCATGCAGCGGCAGGTCACCGACCTGGCCGCCGCCGAGGGCCTGACCTATCACCTCGACCGCGCCATCGCGGTCAACACGCTCGACGCGCACCGCCTCGGCCACCTCGCCGCCGAGCACGGCCTTGGCGACCGGATGCACGAACGGCTGCTCAAGGCGCACCTGTCCGATGGCGAGGTCATCGACGATCCCGACACGCTCGTCCGGCTCGGCGCCGAGGTCGGCGTGCCCGCGGCCGAGGCCGCCGATGTCCTGCGTGGCACCAAGTACGCGGCCGAGGTCCAGGCCGACATCGACCAGGCCAAGCGCCTCGGCATCACCGGCGTCCCGTTCTTCGTGCTGAACGGCACCCACGGCGTCTCGGGCGCGCAGTCCGCCGAGACGTTCCTGGCCGCGCTGGAGCAGGCACGCTGA